The DNA region ATGATATGAATTCAGTATATGTAACttccaatttaatttttttgcagTAAGTTAATTAACTCATTATTAAGGAAGAGTATTTAGATGGATTTTATTATCATGCATGCGGGTGGCAAGGCATATTTGATTTTACTACAACAGGTGCTCTATTATAAGTTGAAATGCAATTCATGGAAACTCAATGACTCCTAGTAAAGATTAATAACATTAAACCttgtaagagcatctccaacgctggtttcttaaaCCAGCTGAAGATGCTAAGAACCATTCCTTAACTTATCAACCCATTGGAGAGTATTTAGGTGGCAGATTTGGTTTCTTAGCTACCGTGCAGAGTTCCTTCCACAAGGAACTCTGCATTTTGGTTCCTTAACATAAAAaactaatattttctctcacttactTCAACCGAAAACAGAGGGAAACGAAACAGAATGAAGGaagagggaagaagatgaacaacagAACACCAAAATAACAATTtgattagaaaaaaattaaaactttaaaataaaaattattactttacactaaaaattaaaactttacaCGATATTtacatcaaaaaaataaaaataaaaaatcatcttCAGCTTGCTGTCCGATCTGGTTGAAAGGGAGAGGATCTGGAAGGTAGAGGAGAGGGATTCAGTGAGCAGCAAAAATTAAACGAAGAAAATGaagtaaaaatttaatttttacatACCTCAGCAACTTGGATGTCTGATCCAGATGCTGGTTCACTCCAATCTGAAAGTTTGGACCACCGATCAAGCTTGGGGGTTAGGTGGGTTTGAGGGGCGATCCAGGCGAAGCTTGAGGGAAGCTTGCATGTCTCTGATCCAGGTGCTTGAGGGGCGACCTGGGTCCAGATTGAAGCTTTGGTGGCGGTTGGGGTAGGTTTTGGttgcggtggtgggtgtttggtggcggtgaggtgggtttcgatggcggtgaggtgggttttggtggcggtggatgtTGCATCGTGGCCGGTGGTGACTGTGTAtggttgtttggtggcggtggaggttgttgggttttggttgcggtggtggatgtttggtggtggtggtggctgttTGGGAGAGGTTCACaggaagagagaagaagagaggatgaagaagaagaagaaaggaagagagaagaagagggGGAGGACGGCTAGGGTTGAGTGGAGAGGAGGTGAGGTTTGGCTTTTATAGGGGGAGACCTGCTGAGCAGGTCATCCAGCCGTTAGAGCCCCTGGTTGACCGGCTAGAGCCGTAATTGTGGCCATTTAGGCTTTTTTTGACCGGTCTAGCCGGTTTTTTCATCTTTGGACTCCTTTAATTAGcccaattgtttttttttttaactttcagCCCaaacattaattttaattatagtaTTAGGAAATTTAaaggaaataattaaatttaattatagtattgatttagtattaaattttaaatataaattgggtgaaaataaatattattaatttatgttgtatggtgggacacatgtgggacccttcaaatagtaatttaagaaaccatgggttggagtAAAAGTTGGTTCAGTTCTTTAGGAGTTCCTTAAGGCtaatgtggcagtacgggcccacaggaatagtgctgaatagtgctgaatagtgtgttaagaaatCAAATAAGGTTTTGTgggttggagatgctctaagtgaCTATTAAAAACACTTTCCTTTGTAATTGACCCTGAAAGACACTTTAAGCAATGATTAAAAACAGGAAACATAACTGAGAATGTTATTTCTAACAGTTATTGGTAAGTATTGAATTAAAGTAGCTTCCGTGATCTAATGCACAATCCCCCTTTTCAGGTATCTTCCTTGGAATCGATTCTATAGGTGTATTCTTCTTGAAATTTCTCCAGCGTAACACCTACAAACAAACAATTTATAAGGCCAGGCACAATTTTTAAAACTATCAGAAAATAAAACCAACACCCCAGAGTCCTTATCTGTTACTTGAACTTGAATATTTGACTTTCAATTTGAAAGAATAAGTCATCCTCTAGAGCAAAATTTCTAATCATTGCAACATTTCTTCTCTGTTGAAAAAATCACATATTTGTACCAAAATCACTAACACAGCAACTTCAAAATCTGAAATCAATTGTTGAAGTTTTTCTCTTCTAACATCATCAAGTTTCCATAGAGATCTATGTAGAGGTCATGCCAAGGGCCAACCAACTGTAAGATAACAAACACTATAATGCTCAAAACCTCAACAATAAAAAGAACTATATAAGCAGGCATGCAGATTTAACTGTTACAGCTTTACCTTAGCTATTGCAGCCACATTCTGATGAACAAACAACCCTCATTCATGAGTGCCATCATTgtagagaagaaaaaaacttaTCTTAACCTTTCATATTcaaataaatcataatcaaGCAATTTATTACATCAAGTTCTAATTCTAAGTGGTTCTACACCAATGACAGAAGGGAATCGAAGTCCACTTTAAGCTAAGAGAAGTAAAGCTACCCAACCACATCGAAGTCATACCACTTTCTGATGAGCAAGCTGAGACCACACTCTTTCTAATTTGCAATCTTCACAGCTCAAAGCAGCCACAACATGCAAGGGACTAAGCAACAGGCTCACGAAGAAACATGGTGCACTCTTGAAAGCATTGGTTTTCTCAATCTGAAGGCATCTACAACATGcatgaaaattaatttattaattacaaaatgaaaatcattgaTTATCAATCACTGCAAGAGAAAAAATCATGAAAAGAAACGAAAAAGGCTTAATTTTACTACTGAGAAAGCATACCTAGAAAAAGGAAAGTACACATTCCGTAGAAAACTCACAAAGAAGGACTATACATCGAAACTTATAATGCAGCAAGGAGAGCTCTTAATCTGATAGTTGAAAGTGTTATTTGGGGCACTGCATGTTCTCTTTTGACATTTCCATAGCGCTTTCTAATTTTAAAATTCTAGTTTTTGACCCTAAAATGACCTCCCCTGCATATTGTTCAATCAAATAAGAGCATGTCCGTCAATGAAACTCATGAGAGTTGCTAAATCAAGTTAAACAATATTTTGTACAATTCCTGAGAAACTTCAGTATCACACTGCCTCACGTACCAAAGCGAAAGCTCAAGTTAAAATACCAAATCTGCATAAGCATACTTGATATGGTAAAAAATATCCTAAACTCATTTTCAACCTTAATCAAGTATCTGAGAACCAAAAAAGTAAAGACTTCTTACATTTGTTGTTTGTCCATACTGTATGCTGACAGTATCCATGTCCAAGCAGCCTTAAGAGAGAAGAATAGATCATAACAATTAGTCCCCACAAAACTATGATTGAAAAATGAAC from Lotus japonicus ecotype B-129 chromosome 2, LjGifu_v1.2 includes:
- the LOC130738703 gene encoding uncharacterized protein LOC130738703 isoform X1; translation: MQSVSAEFNRSCICMWPEKKDLKAAWTWILSAYSMDKQQICLQIEKTNAFKSAPCFFVSLLLSPLHVVAALSCEDCKLERVWSQLAHQKVVLRWRNFKKNTPIESIPRKIPEKGDCALDHGSYFNSILTNNC
- the LOC130738703 gene encoding uncharacterized protein LOC130738703 isoform X2, giving the protein MQSVSAEFNRSCICMWPEKKDLKAAWTWILSAYSMDKQQICLQIEKTNAFKSAPCFFVSLLLSPLHVVAALSCEDCKLERVWSQLAHQKVVKISFFLLYNDGTHE